Proteins encoded together in one Nyctibius grandis isolate bNycGra1 chromosome 1, bNycGra1.pri, whole genome shotgun sequence window:
- the FBXO30 gene encoding F-box only protein 30 — MEEHQQHLHCVNCVSRRCMTRPEPGISCDLIGCPLVCGAVFHSCKAEEHRMLCPLERVPCLNSGFGCPFIVARNKIADHLEVCPASVVCCTMEWNRWPVSYADRKSYENLSKDVDEVEQLDMALALQDQRMLLESLKVSTMMSKAGDQIPEPREQTSVKSSAPDTVHSNGLMPVDEESYGALYQATVETTRSLAVALDILNTATRDINMLSSRLCISPLEMKEDTEIKEQASNGIIQDKKSDHEYPDEDNIGAVGGINFDSLNQNSQMEQNGSSDICYDVVQKRDLNLNLNNSALLCNGFHVENECSKALDQNEDLGVSNSKPSSIANGECTASHDDEALQSCSSFPETAQLKEVISADHLVNGNVNHVLLPHNANEEEMLESQVEQERLRNVDALSLLRHRSYKFLVNHFWSTPKEDKAVDTSDLEITEDPMGLQGIDLITAALLFCLGDSPGGRGISESRTVDVYHVDFGTQTFSLPSAILATSTMVGEIASASACDHANPQLSNPSPFQTLGLDLVLEYVARYQTKQRSMFTFVCGQLFRRNEFSSHFKNVHGDIHAGLNGWMEQRCPLAYYGCTYSQRRFCPSTQGAKIIHDRHLRSFGVQPCISTVLVEPAKSCLIGLHNDHLSSLPFEVLQHIASFLDGFSLCQLSRVSHLMRDVCGSLLQARGMVILLWEKRKYPDGSSSWRIKEKVWRFSTAFCTVNEWKFADIVSMADHLKKCSYNAVERREEAVPLPCMCVTRELTKEGRSLRSVLKPVL; from the exons ATGGAGGAACATCAACAGCATTTACACTGTGTGAACTGTGTCAGCCGTCGTTGTATGACCAGACCAGAGCCTGGCATTTCCTGTGATTTGATTGGCTGCCCATTGGTTTGTGGAGCAGTTTTTCACTCGTGTAAAGCTGAGGAACATCGCATGTTATGTCCACTTGAAAGAGTGCCTTGTTTGAATAGTGGCTTTGGATGTCCCTTCATAGTAGCCCGAAATAAAATTGCTGATCATCTAGAAGTTTGTCCTGCAAGTGTGGTATGTTGTACCATGGAGTGGAATAGATGGCCAGTCAGTTATGCAGACCGAAAATCTTATGAAAATCTGAGTAAAGATGTTGATGAAGTGGAACAGTTGGATATGGCTTTAGCCCTTCAAGACCAACGCATGTTATTAGAATCACTTAAAGTATCAACTATGATGTCAAAAGCAGGTGATCAAATACCAGAACCCAGAGAGCAAACTTCTGTCAAATCAAGTGCCCCGGATACAGTGCATTCAAATGGTTTGATGCCTGTAGATGAAGAGTCCTATGGTGCACTTTATCAAGCTACTGTAGAAACAACAAGGAGTTTAGCTGTTGCTTTGGATATCCTGAACACTGCTACAAGGGACATTAATATGTTAAGTTCAAGGCTCTGCATTTCACCActtgaaatgaaagaagataCTGAGATTAAAGAACAAGCTTCTAATGGCATTATTCAGGATAAAAAATCTGACCATGAATATCCAGATGAAGATAACATAGGAGCAGTTGGGGGAATTAACTTTGATAGCCTGAATCAGAATTCACAAATGGAGCAAAATGGTTCCAGTGATATTTGTTATGATGTAGTGCAAAAACGTGACTTAAATCTAAACCTGAATAACTCTGCACTTTTGTGTAATGGCTTTCATGTAGAAAATGAATGTTCAAAAGCGTTGGACCAGAATGAAGATCTTGGTGTATCTAATTCAAAACCATCCAGTATAGCAAATGGTGAATGTACTGCATCTCATGATGATGAAGCATTACAGTCTTGCAGCTCCTTCCCTGAAACAGCACAACTTAAAGAAGTAATATCAGCTGATCACTTAGTTAATGGCAATGTTAATCATGTACTACTTCCCCATAATGCTAACGAAGAAGAAATGTTAGAGAGCCAAGTGGAGCAAGAAAGACTGAGAAACGTAGATGCATTGTCACTTTTACGGCATCGATCATACAAATTCCTTGTTAACCACTTTTGGTCTACACCAAAAGAAGACAAAGCTGTTGATACGTCAGATTTGGAGATAACAGAAGATCCTATGGGTCTTCAGGGGATTGATCTAATCACTGCAGCTCTGTTGTTTTGCCTAGGAGACTCTCCTGGAGGTAGGGGGATATCAGAAAGTCGCACTGTCGATGTGTACCACGTTGACTTTGGGACCCAAACATTTTCTCTCCCATCTGCTATATTGGCCACAAGTACAATGGTGGGGGAAATAGCTTCAGCTTCTGCATGTGATCATGCAAACCCACAGCTCTCAAATCCAAGTCCATTCCAGACCCTTGGACTGGATTTGGTATTGGAATATGTGGCTAGATACCAAACAAAACAGCGTTCAATGTTTACATTTGTTTGTGGACAGTTGTTTCGGAGGAATGAATTTTCATCGCATTTTAAGAATGTACATGGTGACATTCATGCTGGCCTTAATGGCTGGATGGAGCAGAGGTGTCCTTTGGCATATTATGGGTGTACATATTCTCAACGCAGGTTTTGTCCTTCAACACAAGGGGCAAAAATTATTCATGACCGCCACTTACGGTCATTTGGAGTTCAGCCTTGTATATCCACAGTATTAGTAGAACCAGCAAAAAGCTGCTTAATTGGACTACACAATGACCACCTGAGTAGTCTACCTTTTGAGGTTCTGCAGCACATTGCTAGTTTTCTAGATGGCTTTAGTTTATGTCAGCTTTCGAGAGTGTCACATTTAATGAGAGATGTGTGTGGAAGCTTGCTTCAAGCACGTGGAATGGTGATACTGctttgggagaagagaaagtACCCAGATGGAAGTTCTTCTTGGCGGATAAAAGAGAAG GTTTGGCGCTTCAGTACAGCCTTCTGTACTGTGAATGAGTGGAAGTTTGCTGACATTGTAAGCATGGCTGACCACTTGAAGAAATGCAGCTATAATGCTgtagagagaagagaggaggctGTTCCGCTGCCATGTATGTGTGTAACACGAGAACTCACTAAAGAAGGACGTTCACTGCGGTCTGTTTTGAAACCAGTACTTTAA